One stretch of bacterium DNA includes these proteins:
- a CDS encoding glycine--tRNA ligase — protein sequence MEKIISLAKRRGFVYQGSEIYGGLAGTWDWGPLGVALKNNVKNLWWRMFVEEREDMYGVDAAILMNAKVWEASGHVAGFSDPLVECVKCKRRFRTDHVKGDKCPECDGKLGESRQFNMMFKTAIGAMEDSAATSYLRPETAQGIFVNFKNIIDSFHPKLPFGIGQIGKAFRNEITPRDFIFRVRELEQMEVEYFIHPAEWEKYFEMWKNIMWKWIEAIGIKKESVHEHEIEDGERAHYSKRTIDFEFDYPFGRKELYGLAYRTDYDLRKHGEHSGVTLDYVNEETKEKFIPHVIEPSLGLDRTLLAILLDAYSEDELGEGTRVFLKLKPSIAPVKVAVFPLLKNKPELVKKAREVFEMIKKEIPQTMWDDNGNVGKRYRRQDEIGTPFCITVDFDTLGENPELKDTVTLRNRDSGKQERIEIGELTKILKSSII from the coding sequence ATGGAAAAGATCATTTCTCTCGCAAAAAGGAGGGGGTTTGTGTATCAAGGTTCGGAAATATATGGCGGGCTTGCGGGTACGTGGGACTGGGGACCATTGGGCGTAGCGCTTAAAAATAACGTAAAAAATCTCTGGTGGCGGATGTTCGTGGAAGAGCGGGAAGATATGTATGGAGTGGACGCCGCAATACTTATGAATGCGAAAGTATGGGAAGCATCGGGACACGTGGCGGGATTCTCTGATCCGCTTGTTGAGTGTGTAAAATGCAAGCGCCGTTTTCGCACAGATCATGTTAAAGGAGACAAATGCCCCGAATGTGACGGGAAACTCGGGGAATCACGACAGTTCAATATGATGTTTAAGACGGCAATCGGAGCAATGGAAGATAGTGCCGCGACCTCATACTTACGTCCGGAAACTGCACAAGGAATTTTTGTGAATTTTAAAAATATCATTGACTCGTTTCACCCAAAATTACCGTTCGGCATCGGGCAGATCGGCAAAGCGTTTCGCAATGAAATAACGCCCCGCGATTTCATTTTCCGTGTACGTGAACTTGAACAAATGGAAGTAGAATATTTTATACATCCCGCCGAATGGGAAAAATATTTTGAGATGTGGAAGAATATCATGTGGAAATGGATCGAGGCGATTGGCATTAAAAAAGAGAGTGTGCATGAGCACGAGATCGAAGACGGGGAACGAGCGCATTATTCAAAACGCACCATTGATTTTGAATTTGATTACCCGTTCGGTAGAAAAGAATTGTATGGTCTTGCATATCGGACCGATTACGATCTGCGTAAACACGGCGAGCACTCGGGTGTCACCCTTGATTACGTGAATGAAGAAACAAAAGAGAAATTTATTCCACATGTCATTGAACCATCGCTTGGGCTTGACCGCACCCTTCTCGCGATTCTCCTCGATGCGTATTCCGAAGATGAACTCGGAGAGGGGACGCGCGTATTTCTCAAATTGAAACCTTCCATTGCGCCCGTGAAAGTCGCGGTGTTCCCGCTTCTTAAGAACAAGCCGGAGTTGGTAAAAAAAGCCCGGGAAGTATTTGAAATGATTAAAAAAGAGATTCCACAGACGATGTGGGATGACAATGGTAATGTGGGAAAGCGTTATCGCAGGCAAGATGAGATCGGGACACCGTTTTGTATTACGGTTGATTTTGATACGCTTGGAGAAAATCCAGAACTCAAGGATACTGTCACTCTTCGCAACCGCGATAGTGGAAAACAGGAACGTATAGAAATAGGTGAGTTGACAAAAATACTAAAAAGTTCTATCATTTAA
- the dut gene encoding dUTP diphosphatase — translation MLAIKIKKLKADATVPSYAHAGDAGMDMYASEDVHIRKGEWGKVPTGIALEIPDGYVGLVWDKSGLSINHGLKTLGGVIDAGYRGEIIIGIVNLSSEDYTIEKGHKIAQLLIQKIESPVIQKVEELGDSHRGEKGFGSTGK, via the coding sequence ATGCTCGCTATTAAAATCAAAAAACTAAAAGCGGACGCGACAGTACCAAGCTATGCTCATGCAGGAGACGCGGGGATGGATATGTATGCGTCGGAAGACGTTCACATCAGAAAGGGAGAGTGGGGAAAAGTCCCGACCGGTATTGCGCTTGAAATTCCCGATGGGTATGTCGGACTTGTGTGGGATAAAAGCGGACTTTCTATAAACCATGGATTGAAAACGCTGGGCGGAGTGATCGATGCAGGGTATCGCGGAGAAATAATAATAGGGATTGTGAATCTTTCAAGTGAGGATTATACGATAGAAAAAGGACACAAAATAGCGCAGCTTCTTATTCAAAAAATAGAATCGCCTGTTATTCAAAAAGTGGAAGAGCTCGGAGATTCGCATAGGGGCGAAAAAGGATTTGGCAGTACGGGGAAGTAA
- a CDS encoding 2'-5' RNA ligase family protein: MDKQKTGYIAVYFADKEKNLVRDWSKIIQDRDFYFISKKEKIDGGNVTDDLHLTLFYGFNEELVYKKDDIQDFIDSMNLENIEIDKVGVFSPMDQEYKVLYLSVKDKENNIKKYHEELKKFPHFAEFQKFEYVPHITVAFVKKDFDTSKIAYNGPQFLRVKKAIYHVKNKD; the protein is encoded by the coding sequence ATGGATAAACAAAAAACTGGTTACATCGCCGTTTATTTTGCGGATAAAGAAAAAAATTTAGTTAGAGATTGGTCGAAAATTATACAAGATAGAGATTTTTATTTTATTTCAAAAAAAGAAAAAATTGATGGTGGTAATGTGACAGACGATTTACACCTAACCTTATTTTATGGATTTAACGAAGAACTTGTTTATAAAAAAGATGATATTCAGGATTTTATAGATAGCATGAATTTAGAAAATATAGAAATAGATAAGGTTGGCGTCTTTTCTCCCATGGACCAGGAATACAAAGTTTTGTATCTTTCTGTAAAAGACAAAGAAAATAATATTAAAAAATATCACGAAGAATTAAAAAAATTCCCTCATTTTGCGGAATTTCAAAAATTTGAATATGTGCCACATATCACGGTTGCGTTTGTAAAAAAAGACTTTGATACAAGTAAAATCGCTTATAATGGTCCCCAGTTTTTACGCGTCAAAAAAGCTATATATCACGTAAAAAATAAGGATTAG
- a CDS encoding AI-2E family transporter, giving the protein MSQGDPKTFTINITTGTIIKTVLVLILFYALYFLRDLVLVIITSIVLASALEPAVKWFLKYKFPRVLALLVVYIIAIGSLIGLFYAFIPPLLDEAAQFVSIAPKYIESFKVWNPLNAGNAEAVGKISQAFSIQEIISNIRNTVAGVSGGFFQAVSSIFGGALSFILIIVLSFYFAVQETGVDDFLKIITPLKHQKYVIGLWKRSQLKIGLWMQGQILLAVIIAVLVFLGLTILGIPYALLLALLAGVFELIPIFGPILAAVPAVLLGFLMDGGGVTTGVMVTLFYVIVQQFENHLIYPLVVRKVVGVPPILVILALIIGIKVAGFLGVILAVPAAAALMELANDIQKEKEMVG; this is encoded by the coding sequence ATGAGCCAAGGCGACCCAAAAACATTTACTATCAATATAACCACGGGAACAATTATTAAGACGGTTCTCGTTCTTATTCTTTTCTACGCGCTCTATTTTTTGAGGGATCTGGTGTTGGTGATTATAACTTCTATTGTTCTTGCGTCCGCACTTGAGCCCGCAGTAAAATGGTTTTTGAAATATAAATTTCCGAGAGTTCTTGCTCTTCTCGTTGTTTATATCATCGCTATCGGCTCACTCATTGGACTTTTTTATGCATTTATTCCTCCACTCCTCGATGAAGCCGCGCAATTTGTATCAATTGCGCCCAAATATATAGAGTCATTCAAGGTTTGGAATCCTCTTAATGCAGGAAATGCAGAAGCAGTAGGGAAGATATCGCAAGCTTTTTCAATTCAGGAAATTATTTCTAATATACGTAACACCGTTGCCGGTGTTTCAGGCGGATTTTTCCAGGCAGTAAGCTCCATATTCGGTGGCGCGCTCTCATTCATTCTCATAATCGTGCTATCGTTTTATTTTGCAGTTCAAGAGACGGGTGTTGATGATTTTCTTAAAATTATTACCCCGCTCAAACATCAAAAATATGTTATCGGTCTCTGGAAGCGCTCGCAGCTTAAAATAGGACTTTGGATGCAGGGGCAGATTCTCCTGGCTGTTATAATCGCAGTCTTAGTATTTCTCGGGCTTACCATACTGGGCATTCCCTACGCACTCTTACTCGCGCTTTTAGCAGGAGTGTTTGAGCTCATTCCTATCTTTGGTCCGATACTTGCAGCAGTGCCGGCAGTTTTACTCGGTTTTCTTATGGATGGGGGAGGAGTTACGACGGGGGTTATGGTCACACTTTTTTATGTGATTGTTCAGCAATTTGAAAATCATCTCATCTATCCGCTCGTGGTGCGGAAAGTTGTTGGTGTACCACCAATTTTAGTTATTCTCGCACTTATTATCGGTATCAAGGTTGCCGGATTCCTTGGCGTGATTCTCGCAGTTCCTGCCGCAGCGGCATTAATGGAACTTGCCAATGATATTCAGAAAGAAAAAGAAATGGTTGGATAA
- a CDS encoding arginine--tRNA ligase, which produces MIKEILQGEVRQALRNCSLTVDVSSIEVTKSEHFGDYATNVALIVSKQLGKKPMELAGELKEELLKSLTGKRYIKEVHVAKPGFINFFLTEEMILSEAEALGEHLKKGFDFLKHKKINIEFISANPTGDLHIGHGRGAFYGDILSRILSYAGAEVTREFYINDSRESNQIKELGKTALGKGEQYKTPRLGEIIKNMNVAGMNEIDAGFLLAEHVGAYNRNFIREKLGVMFDTWYSEEEHIRQGKRAEKILKMLKDSNFTYEKEGAIWLKTSEYGDDEDRVIVRSDLPAPGEAPAHANFAGGRQAGGTPTYFLSDIAYHAEKMGRGYDMVVDVWGADHHGHVKRIQAVKKMLGWNGELIVFITQLVSLKEGEETKKMSKRTGNVIWLEDLVDELGIDVVRWFFTEKAISTHMEFDMKLAREQSAKNPVYYVQYAHARINSIIENTKNLTADTSSLADVIHHERGRALALKIAEFPEVVEAIAKDFQIQKLTTYAYELGSEFSQFYRDVRVIQGDSYNKGAIDLAFLAKKTLVQSLKLLGISAPERM; this is translated from the coding sequence ATGATCAAGGAAATTCTCCAAGGAGAAGTACGACAGGCGCTTCGGAATTGTTCTCTTACCGTTGATGTAAGTAGTATTGAAGTTACTAAATCAGAGCATTTTGGCGATTATGCCACGAATGTGGCTCTGATTGTTTCAAAACAATTAGGCAAAAAACCGATGGAGCTCGCCGGAGAACTCAAGGAAGAACTTCTTAAATCTCTGACAGGTAAGCGTTACATTAAAGAAGTACATGTTGCGAAACCGGGGTTCATAAATTTTTTTCTTACTGAAGAAATGATTTTAAGTGAAGCGGAAGCCCTTGGTGAGCACCTTAAAAAAGGTTTTGATTTTCTTAAGCACAAAAAAATAAACATTGAATTTATCTCCGCAAACCCGACAGGAGATTTGCATATCGGACATGGTCGCGGAGCGTTTTACGGCGACATTCTTTCCCGCATTCTTTCATACGCCGGCGCGGAAGTTACCCGCGAATTTTATATCAACGACTCAAGAGAGAGCAATCAGATCAAGGAACTTGGAAAGACTGCGCTCGGGAAAGGGGAACAATATAAAACCCCGCGGCTTGGAGAAATCATTAAAAATATGAACGTAGCCGGTATGAACGAAATTGATGCGGGATTTTTGCTCGCCGAACATGTTGGGGCGTACAATCGAAATTTTATACGAGAGAAACTTGGCGTCATGTTTGATACATGGTATTCGGAAGAAGAGCATATCAGGCAGGGGAAGCGAGCGGAAAAAATTCTTAAGATGCTCAAAGACAGTAATTTTACTTACGAAAAAGAAGGGGCGATATGGCTCAAAACTTCCGAATATGGAGATGATGAAGACAGGGTGATTGTTCGTTCCGACCTGCCTGCGCCGGGCGAAGCGCCTGCCCACGCAAACTTTGCAGGTGGGCGGCAGGCAGGTGGGACACCAACATATTTTCTTTCTGATATTGCGTATCATGCCGAAAAAATGGGAAGAGGGTATGACATGGTGGTGGATGTGTGGGGCGCCGATCATCATGGTCACGTGAAGCGCATACAGGCAGTGAAAAAAATGCTCGGATGGAACGGAGAACTTATTGTTTTTATCACCCAACTCGTTTCACTTAAAGAAGGAGAAGAGACCAAGAAAATGTCTAAGCGCACGGGCAATGTCATTTGGCTTGAAGATTTGGTTGATGAGCTTGGTATTGATGTAGTGCGCTGGTTTTTTACGGAGAAAGCGATCAGCACTCATATGGAATTTGATATGAAACTTGCACGAGAGCAATCCGCAAAAAATCCTGTCTATTATGTGCAATACGCGCACGCCCGCATCAACTCAATTATCGAGAACACAAAAAATCTTACGGCTGACACAAGTTCTCTTGCAGATGTAATACATCACGAACGGGGGAGAGCACTCGCGCTCAAGATTGCAGAATTTCCCGAGGTTGTCGAAGCTATTGCGAAAGATTTTCAGATTCAAAAACTTACCACATATGCGTATGAACTTGGAAGTGAATTCAGTCAGTTTTATCGCGATGTGCGCGTGATACAAGGCGACTCATATAATAAAGGCGCAATTGATCTCGCATTTCTTGCAAAAAAAACTCTCGTGCAATCTCTTAAACTCCTCGGCATTTCCGCGCCGGAGAGGATGTAA
- a CDS encoding pitrilysin family protein, with protein sequence MHFKKTTLPNGLRIITAPLKDSPTITALVLVETGSKYETKNLNGLSHFLEHMCFKGTTNRPTAMDITKELDGLGAQSNAFTSQEFTGYWAKAQADNLDQILDIISDIYVNPLFDSAEIEKEKGVIVQEINMFEDNPMRHIHDIFMEVLYGDQPAGWHITGPKEGVVKFTRENFIEYRDKHYHASSTVVVVSGGFNEEKILKIIEEKFKGIQNRKKEEKLPVKDSQDKPQLLVKWKDTDQTHFMIGVRSKDIFDKDTYVLDCLAGVLGGGMSSRLFQKIRADMGAAYYVQAGNDAYTDHGALVVSVGSDNTKIFDVVKAILLEFKKMRSELVPHDELAKVKKYLIGHLFLDVESTDSLANFFGLQETLTKKILTPEEVAQKINAVTPEDILRVAQEIFKDERLNMALIGPFKDTGKFSSILKI encoded by the coding sequence ATGCATTTTAAAAAAACAACTCTTCCAAACGGCTTGCGCATCATCACCGCGCCGCTCAAAGACAGTCCCACCATAACAGCGCTCGTGCTCGTCGAGACGGGTTCAAAATATGAAACCAAAAACCTGAACGGACTTTCTCATTTCTTGGAGCACATGTGTTTTAAGGGTACTACGAACCGACCCACGGCGATGGATATTACCAAGGAACTCGATGGTCTTGGTGCGCAGTCAAACGCGTTTACGAGTCAAGAATTCACCGGATATTGGGCAAAAGCGCAGGCGGATAATCTTGATCAGATCCTTGATATTATTTCTGATATTTACGTCAACCCATTATTTGATTCTGCTGAAATTGAAAAAGAAAAAGGAGTGATCGTGCAAGAGATCAATATGTTCGAAGATAATCCCATGCGGCATATTCACGATATTTTTATGGAAGTGCTGTATGGAGATCAGCCGGCAGGGTGGCATATCACTGGACCTAAGGAGGGAGTGGTGAAATTTACCCGAGAGAATTTTATTGAATACCGCGACAAACATTATCATGCCTCGTCAACGGTCGTGGTTGTTTCAGGGGGATTTAATGAAGAAAAAATTCTTAAGATCATCGAAGAAAAATTTAAAGGAATACAGAACAGAAAGAAAGAAGAAAAACTTCCCGTCAAAGATTCTCAAGATAAACCACAACTATTGGTGAAATGGAAAGATACCGACCAAACCCATTTTATGATCGGCGTACGCTCAAAAGATATTTTTGACAAAGATACATATGTTCTTGATTGTTTGGCCGGAGTATTGGGCGGGGGAATGAGCTCGAGATTGTTTCAAAAAATCAGAGCAGATATGGGGGCGGCGTATTATGTGCAAGCGGGGAATGACGCCTATACTGATCATGGTGCACTTGTAGTTTCAGTCGGTTCCGATAATACAAAGATTTTCGATGTCGTCAAAGCTATACTTCTGGAATTTAAGAAAATGCGAAGCGAACTAGTTCCCCATGATGAGCTCGCAAAGGTGAAAAAATATCTCATTGGCCATCTGTTTCTCGATGTTGAATCAACGGACTCTCTTGCAAATTTTTTCGGACTTCAGGAAACCCTTACTAAGAAAATCCTTACTCCAGAAGAGGTTGCACAAAAGATTAATGCGGTCACCCCCGAAGATATACTTCGTGTTGCGCAAGAAATTTTTAAGGATGAACGTTTGAATATGGCGCTCATTGGACCATTTAAAGACACGGGAAAATTCTCTTCAATTCTAAAGATTTAA
- the recO gene encoding DNA repair protein RecO, whose translation MSHTIYHTEGIVLGSIPIGESNRFLFILTKDLGLLGVVAQGIRELKSKLRYSLNTLSHTYIDLVRGKEVWRVTNTQSLHSFTSLVNSQEKIALYARLASLLRRLMPGESPHEKLYEEFLSGLVFLEQESLNSEQLRSLEALIVLRVLNELGYWGETKKFDEFLNDVTWNREGLERFSRIRMEANKYINNALKESHL comes from the coding sequence ATGTCGCACACCATATACCACACAGAAGGAATTGTTTTGGGTTCAATCCCCATCGGCGAATCAAACCGCTTTCTTTTTATTCTCACCAAAGACTTGGGCCTTCTTGGTGTTGTGGCGCAAGGAATTCGTGAATTGAAATCAAAATTGCGCTACAGCCTCAACACACTTTCCCACACCTACATTGATCTGGTGCGGGGAAAAGAAGTTTGGCGGGTGACAAACACACAGAGCCTCCATTCGTTTACTTCGCTCGTGAACAGTCAAGAAAAGATTGCCCTCTATGCCCGACTCGCATCGCTCCTTCGGCGCCTTATGCCCGGGGAAAGTCCTCATGAAAAGTTGTATGAGGAATTTCTTTCCGGACTCGTATTTCTTGAACAGGAATCATTAAATTCTGAACAACTGCGTTCACTGGAGGCCCTGATCGTGCTTCGAGTTCTCAATGAACTGGGATATTGGGGAGAAACAAAAAAATTCGACGAATTTCTGAATGATGTAACATGGAATAGAGAAGGACTTGAGAGGTTTTCGAGGATTCGCATGGAAGCAAATAAATATATAAATAACGCCCTTAAAGAAAGCCATCTGTGA
- a CDS encoding class I tRNA ligase family protein, protein MEQENKKLTTAEREEKILAFWDENKIFEKTLKKTKGKKTFVFYDGPPFATGTPHYGHLLTSFMKDVIPRYRTMKGNFVRRVWGWDCHGLPLENVVEKELGLEHKKDIEKFGIEKFNETAKVSVLRYDADWKKMIPRIGRWVDMEHSYKTMNASYSESIWWAFKTLYDKKLIYKGFKSMHMCPRCETTLSNNEVADGYKDIADISVTVKFELVDPIRTSGSKEPTSNGASEPKTYVLAWTTTPWTLPGNVALAVGEEIVYSKIKKSKIKSQNDGVKLKDNEYYILAKDRIADVFHSEEYEIIEEFESKKLIGKSYKPLFDYYSNDIKLKNRENGWKIYPASFVTTESGTGVVHIAPAFGEDDLKLGEKYHLPFVQHVRMDGTFAGEVKDFAGMSVKPKSDDEKTRLSADIAVIKYLQEHNTFFDKQKITHSYPHCWRCETPLLNYAASSWFVKVTAIKKKLLAENNKVTWVPETMKHGRFGKWLHGARDWAISRSRFWGAPLPVWECQINADQRGLDAEQRGKRGCGKQIVVGSIQELQDNMEVSGNQYIVMRHAQAENNVSAVVSNDPRNGSKLTEEGKRQAIKTGKSLRNKKIDTIYSSDFYRTKETAEIVAREIGIPSENIIFDARLREVNTGTFEKKTNAEYNGYFSSPLERFYKTPPEGENLMDVKRRVMEFIFEIDRKNSHKNILTVGHDHASWALVAGSQGFTPEQAAELKQEGKNFLKNAQAISVPFCPFPHNADYELDFHRPYIDAIKFPCSCGGEMRRIPDVFDCWFESGSMPYAQFHYPFENKKEFKKNFPADFIGEGLDQTRGWFYNMLVLSVGLFGKTPFKNVIVNGLILAEDGQKMSKRLKNYPDPQDMVNKYGADALRYYMLSSPIMRGEDLKFSEKGVDEIQKKVIGRLLNVLSFYELYADSSVKATGTSKNILDRWILSRLNETKSSIEHSLDDYKLDNATRPIGEFVDDLSTWYLRRSRDRFKSDVSSDRKTALGTTRFVLLEFSKIIAPTLPFIAEELYQKVKEKKSAQSVHLENWPKGRVLTTLDKRLVVDMVETKAIASLGLEARAKAGIKVRQPIATLKIKNQKSKIKNNKELLQLIKDELNVKAILFDARSASEVEIDTTITPELKKEGQFREFVRNIQDLRKKEGLSTKDRAVLEVQTDNNGGDLIKSFAHDIQRICLLKDIAFTAMTAGEGITIDDLTFMVRLRK, encoded by the coding sequence ATGGAACAAGAAAATAAAAAACTTACTACCGCAGAACGAGAGGAAAAAATCCTTGCATTTTGGGACGAAAATAAGATCTTTGAAAAAACGCTCAAAAAAACAAAAGGCAAGAAAACTTTTGTGTTTTATGATGGTCCTCCGTTTGCGACAGGAACGCCTCACTATGGCCACCTTCTCACTAGCTTTATGAAGGATGTGATTCCGCGCTATCGCACCATGAAAGGGAATTTTGTCCGCCGTGTGTGGGGGTGGGATTGTCACGGACTGCCACTTGAAAATGTGGTTGAAAAAGAGCTCGGGCTTGAGCACAAAAAAGATATCGAAAAGTTCGGAATAGAAAAATTCAACGAAACAGCAAAAGTGAGCGTCCTTCGCTATGATGCGGATTGGAAAAAAATGATCCCGCGCATTGGAAGATGGGTGGATATGGAGCATAGCTATAAAACTATGAATGCTTCGTATAGCGAATCCATTTGGTGGGCATTCAAAACGCTCTACGACAAAAAACTTATCTATAAAGGATTCAAGTCGATGCATATGTGTCCGCGATGCGAGACGACGCTTTCGAACAATGAAGTTGCGGATGGATATAAGGATATCGCCGATATTTCTGTCACGGTAAAATTTGAACTTGTTGACCCCATTAGAACTAGCGGCTCTAAAGAGCCTACTTCTAACGGGGCAAGTGAGCCAAAAACATACGTCCTTGCATGGACGACGACGCCATGGACATTGCCAGGGAACGTTGCGCTTGCGGTGGGGGAGGAGATTGTTTATAGCAAAATTAAAAAATCAAAAATCAAAAGTCAAAATGACGGTGTAAAATTAAAAGATAACGAATACTATATTCTTGCGAAAGACCGTATTGCGGACGTGTTTCATAGCGAAGAATATGAAATCATCGAAGAATTTGAAAGCAAGAAGCTTATCGGGAAATCATACAAGCCACTTTTTGATTACTATTCAAACGATATTAAACTCAAAAACCGCGAAAATGGCTGGAAAATCTATCCTGCATCATTTGTCACAACAGAAAGCGGAACTGGAGTCGTGCATATCGCGCCTGCGTTCGGCGAAGATGACCTTAAGCTCGGAGAAAAATATCATCTTCCATTCGTTCAGCATGTGCGGATGGACGGAACATTCGCGGGTGAAGTTAAAGATTTTGCAGGAATGTCGGTGAAACCAAAATCGGATGACGAAAAAACCCGTCTTTCCGCAGATATTGCCGTTATTAAATATCTTCAGGAGCACAATACTTTTTTTGATAAGCAGAAAATCACGCACTCGTATCCGCACTGTTGGCGATGTGAAACTCCGCTCTTGAATTACGCCGCATCATCGTGGTTTGTAAAAGTAACAGCAATCAAGAAAAAACTTCTTGCCGAAAATAATAAAGTAACATGGGTTCCAGAGACGATGAAACATGGGCGGTTTGGTAAGTGGCTTCATGGAGCACGAGACTGGGCGATTTCCCGTTCACGATTCTGGGGCGCGCCGCTTCCGGTATGGGAATGTCAAATAAACGCAGACCAACGCGGACTTGACGCGGAACAACGCGGAAAAAGAGGATGTGGCAAACAAATCGTGGTCGGTTCTATACAAGAGCTTCAGGACAATATGGAAGTATCAGGGAATCAGTATATTGTGATGCGCCATGCACAAGCGGAGAATAATGTATCTGCGGTTGTCAGCAATGACCCGAGAAATGGTTCAAAGCTCACCGAAGAAGGTAAACGGCAAGCAATAAAAACTGGGAAAAGTCTTAGAAATAAAAAGATTGATACTATATATTCATCTGATTTTTATCGAACAAAAGAAACGGCAGAAATTGTAGCTCGAGAGATTGGGATACCTTCCGAAAACATTATATTTGACGCGAGACTTCGAGAAGTAAACACTGGCACGTTTGAGAAAAAAACAAACGCGGAGTATAACGGATATTTCTCTTCTCCTCTAGAGAGATTCTATAAAACTCCTCCAGAGGGTGAGAATCTCATGGATGTTAAGCGAAGGGTAATGGAATTTATCTTTGAAATTGATCGTAAGAATTCTCACAAAAATATTCTTACTGTTGGGCATGACCATGCTTCATGGGCTCTTGTTGCAGGAAGTCAGGGTTTTACACCAGAACAAGCGGCTGAATTAAAACAGGAAGGGAAAAATTTTCTTAAAAATGCCCAAGCAATATCTGTTCCATTCTGTCCATTTCCCCACAACGCCGACTACGAACTCGACTTTCATCGCCCTTACATCGACGCAATAAAATTTCCCTGTTCGTGCGGGGGAGAAATGCGCCGCATTCCCGATGTATTTGATTGCTGGTTTGAGTCAGGGTCAATGCCGTACGCACAATTTCATTATCCGTTTGAGAACAAAAAAGAGTTTAAGAAAAATTTTCCGGCAGATTTTATTGGGGAAGGGTTGGATCAAACACGAGGATGGTTTTACAACATGCTCGTCCTTTCTGTGGGGCTTTTCGGCAAAACCCCATTCAAAAATGTTATCGTGAATGGCCTTATTCTCGCCGAAGACGGACAAAAAATGAGCAAGCGGCTTAAAAATTATCCCGACCCGCAGGATATGGTGAATAAGTATGGCGCCGACGCACTCCGATATTACATGCTATCTTCTCCCATTATGCGTGGTGAGGATCTTAAATTTTCCGAAAAAGGAGTTGATGAAATTCAAAAGAAAGTTATCGGTCGGCTTCTCAATGTTCTTTCGTTTTATGAACTGTATGCCGATTCTTCAGTAAAAGCGACAGGAACGAGTAAAAATATTCTTGACCGATGGATTCTTTCACGCCTTAATGAAACAAAATCATCCATTGAGCACTCACTTGATGATTACAAGCTTGATAATGCTACGCGTCCTATCGGAGAATTTGTTGACGATCTTTCTACGTGGTATTTACGTCGTTCACGAGATCGGTTCAAGTCCGATGTTTCAAGCGATAGAAAAACTGCGCTTGGGACCACGAGATTTGTTTTGCTTGAGTTCTCAAAAATTATTGCTCCGACCTTGCCCTTTATTGCGGAGGAGCTGTATCAGAAAGTAAAAGAAAAAAAGAGCGCACAAAGCGTGCATCTTGAAAACTGGCCCAAGGGACGTGTGTTGACCACTCTTGATAAACGTCTTGTGGTTGATATGGTAGAAACAAAGGCGATTGCATCGCTTGGTCTCGAAGCGCGCGCGAAAGCGGGAATCAAGGTGCGACAACCCATCGCTACGCTCAAAATCAAAAATCAAAAATCAAAAATCAAAAATAATAAAGAATTGCTACAGTTGATTAAAGATGAATTGAATGTAAAAGCAATCCTTTTTGATGCTCGTAGCGCAAGTGAAGTTGAGATTGATACAACAATTACCCCAGAGCTTAAGAAAGAAGGGCAATTCCGTGAATTTGTAAGAAATATTCAAGACCTGCGGAAAAAAGAAGGATTGAGCACAAAAGACCGCGCGGTTTTGGAAGTGCAAACAGACAACAACGGGGGAGACCTTATCAAGTCGTTTGCGCATGACATACAGCGAATCTGTCTTCTTAAGGATATTGCGTTTACGGCAATGACTGCGGGAGAAGGAATTACCATCGATGATCTCACGTTCATGGTGCGCTTGAGAAAATAA